Proteins encoded by one window of Collimonas fungivorans:
- a CDS encoding SDR family oxidoreductase yields the protein MRLQGKRILVTAAGQGIGRASAVMFAREGAQVLATDINQAALDETAALARAAGAELATRHLDVTDAQAVAALAQTGSPFDVLFNCAGFVHHGSILDCTEQDWEFSWNLNVSSMYRLIRTLLPGMLAQGGGSIINMASAASSVKGVPNRFVYGATKAAVIGLTKAVAADFVAKGIRCNAICPGTVESPSLEARIKEQARQQGVPIADIEAAFVARQPMGRVGKAEEIAALALYLASDESSFTTGAIHLIDGGWSN from the coding sequence ATGAGGCTACAAGGAAAGCGCATCCTGGTGACTGCGGCAGGCCAGGGCATAGGGCGCGCCAGCGCCGTGATGTTCGCCCGCGAGGGTGCGCAGGTGCTGGCTACCGACATCAACCAGGCGGCGCTGGACGAAACCGCCGCGCTGGCCCGCGCCGCCGGCGCCGAGCTGGCCACCCGCCATCTCGACGTCACCGACGCCCAGGCCGTGGCCGCATTGGCGCAGACCGGTTCGCCTTTCGACGTGCTGTTCAATTGCGCCGGTTTTGTCCATCACGGCAGCATCCTCGATTGCACCGAACAGGACTGGGAGTTCTCCTGGAACCTCAACGTGTCCTCCATGTACCGCCTGATCCGCACGCTGCTGCCAGGCATGCTGGCGCAGGGCGGCGGTTCCATCATCAACATGGCGTCGGCCGCTTCCAGCGTCAAAGGCGTGCCCAATCGTTTCGTGTACGGCGCCACCAAGGCGGCGGTGATCGGCCTGACCAAGGCGGTGGCCGCCGATTTCGTCGCCAAGGGCATCCGCTGCAACGCTATCTGCCCCGGCACCGTTGAATCGCCTTCTCTCGAAGCGCGGATCAAGGAACAGGCGCGCCAGCAAGGCGTGCCGATCGCCGACATCGAGGCCGCGTTTGTCGCCCGCCAGCCGATGGGACGGGTCGGCAAGGCCGAAGAAATCGCGGCCCTGGCCTTGTACCTGGCTTCCGACGAATCTTCCTTTACTACCGGCGCCATCCATCTGATCGATGGCGGCTGGTCCAATTAA
- a CDS encoding fumarylacetoacetate hydrolase family protein: MKLLRYGQKGQEKPGVLDAQGRVRDLSGVVTDIAGSFLTPQELDKLRALDLDSLPLVAGTPQQDLRLGPCVGAVGKFICIGLNYSDHAAESGMEVPSEPVVFNKWTSAICGPDDDVEIPRGSLKTDWEVELGVVIGQGGRYISEADALKHVAGYCVINDVSERQYQLELGGTWDKGKGCDTFGPLGPWLVTADEVADPHALGLWLEVDGHRYQNGNTSTMVFQVPALVSYLSRFMSLQPGDVISTGTPPGVGLGQKPPVYLRAGQVMRLGIDGLGEQRQRTISL, from the coding sequence ATGAAGTTGTTGAGATACGGCCAGAAGGGCCAGGAAAAACCCGGCGTGCTGGATGCACAGGGACGTGTGCGCGATTTGTCCGGCGTGGTAACGGATATCGCCGGCAGCTTCCTGACGCCGCAGGAACTGGACAAGCTGCGGGCGCTGGACCTGGACAGCCTGCCGCTGGTCGCCGGCACGCCGCAGCAGGATTTGCGCCTCGGACCTTGCGTCGGCGCCGTCGGCAAATTCATCTGCATCGGCTTGAACTATTCCGACCACGCCGCCGAATCGGGCATGGAAGTGCCGTCGGAACCGGTGGTGTTCAACAAATGGACCAGTGCGATCTGCGGTCCGGACGACGACGTCGAAATCCCGCGCGGCTCCCTGAAGACCGACTGGGAAGTCGAGCTTGGCGTGGTGATTGGCCAGGGCGGGCGCTACATCAGCGAAGCCGACGCCCTCAAGCACGTCGCCGGCTATTGCGTGATCAACGATGTCTCCGAGCGCCAATACCAGCTGGAACTGGGCGGCACCTGGGACAAGGGCAAGGGTTGCGACACTTTTGGCCCACTCGGCCCCTGGCTGGTGACCGCCGACGAAGTGGCCGATCCGCACGCCCTCGGTCTGTGGCTGGAGGTGGACGGTCATCGCTACCAGAACGGCAATACCTCGACCATGGTGTTCCAGGTGCCGGCGCTGGTCAGCTACCTGAGCCGCTTCATGAGCTTGCAGCCTGGCGATGTGATTTCCACCGGCACGCCGCCCGGCGTCGGTCTCGGACAGAAGCCGCCGGTCTACCTGCGTGCGGGCCAGGTGATGCGGCTCGGCATAGACGGGCTGGGAGAACAGCGCCAACGCACCATCTCACTTTAA
- a CDS encoding L-fuconate dehydratase produces the protein MTTIRSIRVLDVRFPTSQMLDGSDAMNPDPDYSAAYVVLETDQPGLEGHGLTFTIGRGNEICCAAIKAMEHLVVGLKLDWISADMGRFWRHITSDSQLRWIGPDKGAIHLATGAVVNAVWDLWAKAEGKPLWRLVTDMSPEELVRAIDFRYLTDCITPEEALAMLRAQEPGKAERIRLLQQDGYPCYTTSAGWLGYEDAKLRRLCQEAIDNGFNHIKLKVGRDLEDDIRRVTIAREVIGQERQLMIDANQVWEVDQAIDWVNKLAFAKPWFIEEPTSPDDVEGHRKIREGIGAVKVATGEMCQNRIIFKQLIMRGAIDVVQIDSCRLGGVNEILAVLLMAAKYKLPVCPHAGGVGLCEYVQHLSMIDYVCIAGTKAGRVTEYVDHLHEHFVDPCVIRNASYMPPTAPGFSITMKPESLQQYQFRG, from the coding sequence ATGACGACAATTCGATCAATACGCGTGCTGGATGTGCGTTTTCCGACCTCGCAAATGCTGGACGGCTCGGACGCGATGAATCCGGACCCCGATTACTCCGCCGCCTATGTCGTTCTGGAAACCGACCAGCCCGGCCTGGAAGGGCACGGCCTGACTTTTACAATCGGCCGCGGCAATGAAATCTGCTGCGCCGCGATCAAGGCGATGGAACACCTGGTGGTCGGCCTCAAGCTGGACTGGATCAGCGCCGACATGGGACGCTTCTGGCGCCACATCACCTCCGACAGCCAGCTGCGCTGGATCGGTCCCGACAAGGGCGCGATCCACCTGGCCACCGGCGCTGTCGTCAATGCGGTGTGGGATTTGTGGGCCAAGGCGGAAGGCAAGCCGCTGTGGCGGCTGGTGACCGACATGTCGCCCGAGGAACTGGTGCGCGCCATCGATTTCCGCTACCTGACCGACTGCATCACGCCGGAAGAAGCGCTGGCCATGCTGCGCGCGCAGGAACCGGGCAAGGCCGAGCGTATCCGCTTGCTGCAGCAGGACGGTTATCCGTGCTACACCACTTCCGCCGGCTGGCTGGGTTATGAAGACGCCAAGCTGCGCCGGCTGTGCCAGGAAGCGATCGACAATGGCTTCAACCATATCAAGCTCAAGGTCGGGCGTGACCTGGAAGACGACATCCGGCGTGTCACCATCGCCCGCGAAGTGATCGGCCAGGAGCGGCAGCTGATGATAGACGCCAACCAGGTGTGGGAGGTTGACCAGGCCATCGATTGGGTTAACAAGCTGGCGTTTGCCAAACCCTGGTTCATCGAAGAGCCGACCAGCCCGGACGACGTCGAGGGCCATCGCAAGATCCGCGAAGGCATAGGCGCGGTCAAGGTCGCCACCGGCGAAATGTGCCAGAACCGCATTATTTTCAAGCAGCTCATCATGCGCGGCGCGATCGACGTGGTGCAGATCGACTCCTGCCGTCTCGGCGGCGTCAATGAAATACTGGCGGTGCTGCTGATGGCTGCCAAATACAAGCTGCCGGTGTGTCCGCATGCCGGCGGAGTCGGCCTGTGCGAGTATGTGCAGCACCTGTCGATGATCGATTATGTCTGCATTGCGGGCACCAAGGCGGGGCGAGTCACGGAGTATGTCGATCACCTGCATGAACATTTTGTCGATCCTTGCGTCATACGCAATGCATCGTACATGCCGCCGACGGCGCCCGGGTTTTCGATTACGATGAAACCTGAATCGCTGCAGCAATACCAGTTTCGCGGGTAG